A part of Saccopteryx bilineata isolate mSacBil1 chromosome 8, mSacBil1_pri_phased_curated, whole genome shotgun sequence genomic DNA contains:
- the RETNLB gene encoding resistin-like beta, whose amino-acid sequence MKRTFCNLLIPILLLQLIIPGSTECSLDSIVDTKIEEALQDFNPISTTISCSSVTSSGRLASCPAGSVATSCACGYGCGSWDIRGETTCHCQCQVIDWTTARCCRVG is encoded by the exons ATGAAGCGTACCTTTTGCAACCTTCTCATCCCCATCCTCCTTCTCCAGCTGATAATCCCAGGGAGCACTGAGTGTTCCTTAGACTCCATTGTGGATACAAAGATAGAGGAAGCTCTCCAAG ACTTCAATCCTATTTCAACGACAATCTCATGTAGCAGTGTCACCAGCTCCGGCAGACTGGCCTCGTGCCCTGCAG GGTCTGTTGCCACCAGTTGTGCTTGTGGCTATGGCTGCGGTTCCTGGGATATCCGGGGCGAAACCACATGCCACTGTCAGTGCCAAGTGATAGACTGGACCACTGCCCGCTGCTGCCGCGTGGGCTGA